Proteins co-encoded in one Streptomyces sp. NBC_01571 genomic window:
- a CDS encoding DUF1684 domain-containing protein codes for MSPSVSHPIADQPAADAVGQWHAWRAERHRALTSPAGNLALVETRWLPAGADPDAEKARSGHPDTVTVTALRRTDLVTGGSEDGLRFWDADAPAIRHFDRVDAFPYDPAWVLHATYTPVSDARRVSFEHLRDNGGTRDLVVPGDITLTVDGRDYTLSAFDDDGTLLLVFGDPTNGDTTYGAGRFLFVQRTEDDHRVLLDFNRAFVPPCGFSDQYNCPMPPRQNRFHLPVEAGEKLPVFRAGFDAQH; via the coding sequence ATGAGTCCCTCCGTGTCCCACCCCATCGCTGACCAGCCCGCCGCCGACGCCGTCGGGCAATGGCACGCGTGGCGCGCCGAGCGTCACAGGGCCCTCACCTCCCCGGCCGGGAACCTCGCCCTCGTCGAGACCCGCTGGCTCCCCGCCGGCGCGGACCCGGACGCCGAGAAGGCCCGGTCCGGTCATCCGGACACCGTGACGGTCACCGCGCTGCGACGCACCGATCTGGTCACCGGCGGCTCCGAGGACGGCCTGCGCTTCTGGGACGCGGACGCGCCCGCCATCCGCCACTTCGACCGGGTCGACGCCTTCCCCTACGACCCCGCCTGGGTGCTCCACGCGACCTACACCCCGGTGTCCGATGCCCGGCGTGTGTCCTTCGAGCACCTCAGGGACAACGGCGGCACCCGCGACCTGGTCGTCCCCGGCGACATCACCCTCACCGTCGACGGCCGCGACTACACCCTCAGCGCCTTCGACGACGACGGCACCCTCCTGCTCGTCTTCGGCGATCCCACCAACGGGGACACCACGTACGGCGCCGGCCGCTTCCTCTTCGTACAGCGCACGGAGGACGACCACCGCGTCCTCCTCGACTTCAACCGCGCCTTCGTACCGCCCTGCGGGTTCTCGGATCAGTACAACTGTCCGATGCCGCCGCGGCAGAACCGCTTCCACCTGCCCGTCGAGGCAGGCGAGAAGCTCCCCGTCTTCCGCGCCGGCTTCGACGCGCAGCACTGA
- a CDS encoding cytochrome c biogenesis protein DipZ, giving the protein MITLVLIGLLGGLITAVSPCILPVLPVVFLAGGPATDTPRARPGGAAPADAAASGEGRDEAATPRTSDDGGVLLEARPAPRSSRNRRPYAVVAGLVLSFSFFTLLGVTIISALGLPEDILRYVGLVLLVLIGLGLVFPAVERVLEKPFARIPQRRVNKDGSAFVLGLGLGLLYVPCAGPVLAAITVAGARGRLSLDVVALTVSFALGTALPLLVFALAGRRVAERVGAFRKRARALRFGAGCLMIVLAFGLAFNVTDAVQRALPDYTSAAQKKIEDSDTARQKLSGLYDNSNKELSRCEDGVDELRSCGQAPPIGGITKWLNTPGGKPVDLGAERGKVVLIDFWTYSCINCQRSLPHIKAWERAYASSGLEVIGVHSPEFAFEKKPGNVADQARKLGVTYPVALDNKLTTWNNYRNRFWPAKYLIDSRGTVRYFKFGEGQYAQTEDLIRTLLEQANPSVRLPAKTGQQDAAPTRDRTPETYLSNLRISGYVGDPLLDDRPKTYHFPAALPLGRLSLDGTWTAGYDHFTAGADARLAFTYKARNVNLVLAGKGPVTVLVDGKAVRTLHIDGTPTLHRLVDEDTPRQARLELRLAPGIQAYAFTFG; this is encoded by the coding sequence ATGATCACTTTGGTTCTGATCGGACTGCTCGGCGGGTTGATCACCGCGGTGTCTCCCTGCATTCTCCCGGTGCTTCCCGTGGTGTTCCTGGCCGGCGGACCCGCCACCGACACCCCGCGGGCGCGGCCGGGCGGTGCCGCTCCGGCCGATGCGGCCGCGTCGGGGGAAGGCCGCGACGAAGCCGCCACCCCCCGCACCTCCGACGACGGCGGGGTCCTCCTGGAGGCGCGGCCCGCGCCCCGGTCCTCGCGCAACCGCAGGCCCTACGCCGTGGTCGCCGGCCTGGTGCTGAGCTTCAGCTTCTTCACGCTGCTGGGCGTCACCATCATCTCCGCGCTGGGCCTGCCGGAGGACATCCTGCGCTACGTCGGTCTGGTCCTTCTGGTGCTCATCGGTCTCGGTCTGGTGTTCCCGGCCGTGGAGCGTGTCCTGGAGAAGCCGTTCGCGCGGATCCCGCAACGACGGGTCAACAAGGACGGCAGCGCCTTCGTCCTGGGCCTGGGCCTGGGGCTCCTGTACGTGCCGTGCGCAGGTCCCGTGCTCGCGGCCATCACCGTGGCCGGCGCGCGCGGCCGACTCAGCCTCGACGTAGTCGCGTTGACGGTCTCCTTCGCCCTCGGTACGGCCCTTCCGCTGCTGGTCTTCGCGCTGGCCGGGCGTCGGGTCGCCGAACGGGTCGGCGCCTTCCGCAAGCGGGCCCGCGCCCTGCGGTTCGGCGCGGGATGCCTGATGATCGTGCTCGCGTTCGGCCTGGCCTTCAACGTCACCGACGCCGTCCAGCGGGCACTGCCCGACTACACCTCCGCCGCACAGAAGAAGATCGAGGACAGTGACACCGCCCGTCAGAAGCTGTCCGGTCTGTACGACAACTCCAACAAGGAGCTCTCGCGTTGCGAGGACGGTGTCGACGAACTGCGTTCCTGCGGACAGGCGCCGCCGATCGGGGGCATCACGAAGTGGCTCAACACACCCGGTGGAAAGCCGGTCGACCTCGGGGCGGAGCGCGGCAAGGTCGTCCTGATCGACTTCTGGACCTATTCGTGCATCAACTGCCAGCGCAGCCTGCCCCACATCAAGGCCTGGGAACGCGCCTACGCGTCCTCGGGACTTGAGGTGATCGGGGTCCACTCTCCCGAGTTCGCCTTCGAGAAGAAGCCGGGCAACGTCGCCGACCAGGCCAGGAAGCTGGGCGTGACCTATCCGGTCGCCCTCGACAACAAGCTGACGACCTGGAACAACTACCGCAACCGGTTCTGGCCCGCAAAGTACCTGATCGACTCTCGGGGCACCGTGCGCTACTTCAAGTTCGGTGAGGGGCAGTACGCGCAGACCGAGGACCTGATCCGTACGCTCCTCGAGCAGGCGAACCCCTCGGTCCGGCTGCCCGCGAAGACCGGTCAGCAGGATGCCGCGCCGACCCGCGACCGTACTCCCGAGACGTACCTGAGCAACCTGCGCATCAGCGGATACGTGGGCGACCCGCTCCTCGACGACCGGCCCAAGACCTACCACTTCCCGGCAGCGCTCCCGCTCGGCCGGCTCTCCCTCGACGGCACCTGGACCGCGGGGTACGACCACTTCACCGCGGGCGCCGACGCCCGCCTCGCCTTCACCTACAAGGCCAGGAACGTCAACCTGGTCCTCGCGGGCAAAGGCCCCGTCACCGTCCTCGTCGACGGCAAGGCCGTCAGGACCCTCCATATCGACGGCACCCCCACCCTGCACCGACTCGTCGACGAGGACACCCCACGCCAGGCCCGGCTCGAACTCCGCCTCGCCCCGGGGATCCAGGCCTACGCGTTCACCTTCGGATAG
- a CDS encoding methyltransferase domain-containing protein: protein MGVLVVQHLREEGPYAVGEALAAAGLRMRPCRVWAGDPLPENLAGVEALVAMGGPMAAYSDAGFPTRGAELDLLRAALAAEVPVLGVCLGAQLLAVAAGGTARTGSGAQVGWGEVRTRSAAGRDPLFMGTPERLRVLHWHADTMELPPGAVPLASCERYPAQAFRVGGAAWGLQFHLEVDEAAVDAFVAAFPQEAAGAPGLREAAPGELAALAPHRDRVFGRFAALVAARAERTATRTFFTPKAAAWEARFAADGPRYETAVARLGLSPGQTALDLGCGTGRALPALRAEVGDKGKVLGVDVTSAMLVTAAREGRAGQACLLLADCHRLPLPPGAVDGIFTAGLLDHLPDPTTALREWARVTAPGGALLLFHPSGRAERARRHGRPLSPDDPLAEPNLRPLLDGSGWQLDCYEDASGYFLARAVRTC from the coding sequence GTGGGCGTACTGGTGGTGCAGCACCTGCGGGAGGAAGGCCCGTACGCGGTGGGCGAGGCGCTGGCGGCCGCGGGTCTGCGGATGCGGCCCTGCCGGGTCTGGGCAGGGGATCCGCTGCCCGAGAACCTGGCCGGAGTCGAGGCGCTCGTGGCGATGGGCGGCCCGATGGCCGCGTACAGCGACGCCGGGTTTCCCACCCGAGGTGCCGAACTCGACCTGTTGCGGGCGGCGTTGGCCGCCGAGGTGCCGGTGCTCGGGGTGTGCCTGGGTGCGCAGCTGCTGGCGGTGGCGGCGGGCGGTACGGCCCGTACGGGGTCCGGGGCGCAGGTGGGCTGGGGCGAGGTGCGGACGCGTTCGGCGGCGGGCAGGGACCCACTGTTCATGGGGACGCCCGAGCGGCTGCGCGTACTCCACTGGCATGCCGACACCATGGAACTGCCGCCCGGGGCCGTGCCGTTGGCGTCCTGCGAGCGGTATCCGGCGCAGGCCTTCCGCGTGGGCGGGGCCGCATGGGGCCTCCAGTTCCACCTGGAGGTCGACGAGGCGGCCGTGGACGCGTTCGTGGCGGCGTTCCCGCAGGAGGCCGCCGGCGCTCCAGGGCTGCGGGAGGCGGCGCCGGGCGAACTGGCCGCACTGGCTCCGCACCGGGACCGGGTGTTCGGGAGGTTCGCGGCGCTGGTGGCCGCGCGAGCCGAACGCACCGCGACCCGGACCTTCTTCACTCCGAAGGCCGCTGCCTGGGAGGCACGCTTCGCCGCCGACGGCCCGCGCTACGAGACGGCCGTCGCCCGCCTGGGGCTGAGCCCCGGCCAGACGGCCCTGGACCTGGGCTGCGGCACCGGACGTGCCCTGCCGGCCCTGCGCGCGGAGGTGGGCGACAAGGGAAAGGTACTGGGCGTGGACGTCACTTCGGCCATGCTCGTGACCGCAGCCCGCGAGGGCCGCGCCGGCCAGGCCTGCCTGCTGCTCGCCGACTGTCACCGGCTGCCGCTGCCACCCGGTGCGGTGGACGGAATCTTCACCGCCGGGCTGCTCGACCACCTTCCCGACCCGACGACCGCCCTGCGCGAATGGGCGAGGGTCACCGCGCCGGGCGGCGCGCTGCTCCTGTTCCATCCCTCGGGCCGCGCCGAACGCGCCCGTCGTCACGGCCGCCCGCTGAGCCCCGACGACCCACTGGCCGAGCCGAACCTGCGGCCCTTGCTGGACGGCAGCGGCTGGCAACTGGACTGCTACGAGGATGCCTCCGGGTACTTCCTGGCGCGCGCCGTCCGTACCTGCTGA
- a CDS encoding NAD(P)H-binding protein produces MTTSDLVLLSNAGDVGRAVLDQLRALDMPVRVLVRRDDDRAAGLRALGAEVVVGDLTRPESVAAALRGVGRMYFAMPVSPDHLLATTVVATVARDCAELDVLVGMSQMTVSQMTATSTAESNQQRLHWLGEQVLNWSGLPVVHIRPTSFLDNPLFTTLAARSIRENGTIALPFGTGRTSPVAVDDVARVVATVLRDPAPHIGHVYELTGPRSVDMTEIAQEFSRALGRPVSYVDVPLDQWRAEVLAKAGLPPHTEQHIATMARLHHENRYDRTSDDVERLTGVPAQSVETFVAAHKDLYLG; encoded by the coding sequence ATGACCACCAGCGACCTTGTTCTCCTCTCCAACGCCGGTGACGTGGGCCGCGCGGTACTCGACCAACTGCGCGCGCTGGACATGCCTGTCCGCGTACTGGTCCGCCGCGACGACGATCGCGCGGCCGGGCTGCGCGCGCTCGGAGCCGAGGTCGTCGTCGGTGATCTGACCCGTCCGGAGAGCGTCGCCGCCGCGCTGCGCGGCGTCGGGAGGATGTACTTCGCGATGCCCGTGTCGCCGGACCACCTGCTGGCGACGACCGTGGTGGCCACCGTGGCCCGCGACTGCGCGGAGCTGGACGTGCTGGTCGGCATGTCGCAGATGACGGTGTCGCAGATGACCGCGACCAGCACCGCGGAGTCGAACCAGCAGCGGCTGCACTGGCTGGGCGAGCAGGTGCTGAACTGGTCGGGGCTGCCGGTGGTGCACATCCGCCCCACGTCGTTCCTGGACAACCCTCTCTTCACCACGCTGGCGGCACGGTCCATCCGGGAGAACGGCACCATCGCGCTGCCCTTCGGGACCGGGCGCACCTCGCCGGTCGCCGTCGACGACGTCGCCCGGGTCGTCGCCACGGTCCTCCGCGATCCCGCTCCGCACATCGGCCATGTCTACGAGCTGACCGGTCCCCGCTCGGTCGACATGACGGAGATCGCCCAGGAGTTCTCGCGAGCCCTCGGGCGACCGGTGTCCTACGTGGACGTGCCGCTCGACCAATGGCGGGCGGAGGTGCTCGCCAAGGCGGGCCTGCCCCCGCACACCGAACAGCACATCGCCACCATGGCCCGACTGCACCACGAGAACCGCTACGACCGGACATCCGACGACGTCGAACGCCTGACGGGGGTACCCGCCCAGTCGGTCGAGACGTTCGTGGCCGCGCACAAGGACCTCTATCTGGGCTGA
- a CDS encoding MarR family winged helix-turn-helix transcriptional regulator produces MTITSLADTIAMDRTTMASNLKPLAREGLVTVEPSATDRRARIAAITPDGLSRLKAALPLWRAVQAQFEESFGGDEAARLRTSLKAVLDTGFQPWAD; encoded by the coding sequence ATGACGATCACCAGCCTTGCCGACACGATCGCGATGGACCGTACGACGATGGCCTCGAACCTCAAGCCGCTCGCGCGGGAGGGCCTGGTGACCGTCGAGCCGTCGGCAACCGACCGCCGCGCACGGATCGCCGCCATCACACCGGACGGCCTCTCCCGACTGAAGGCGGCGCTCCCCCTGTGGAGGGCCGTACAAGCCCAATTCGAGGAGAGCTTCGGCGGTGACGAGGCGGCCCGGCTGCGCACGTCCCTCAAGGCCGTCCTCGACACCGGCTTCCAGCCCTGGGCCGACTAG
- a CDS encoding lamin tail domain-containing protein — MSVSRSVLVRRAAAAAVAAGVVVGVAALPASADQGRLPFRAQVQISRVQYDSPGWDSGSNASLNKEWVEVTNTGRYGVNLNGWTLSGRDGRAYVFHLRLGGRTTVRVHTGVGRDAGRDVFQDRRGYAWDNRADTATLRNDRHRVIDVVTWGRGHGAPGGHNGRGHGLPGGHDGRGHQVPGGHDGRGHQVPGGHDGRGHEGPGGHDGRGHEGPGGHDGRGHEGPGGHDGRGHEGPGGHPRR, encoded by the coding sequence GTGTCTGTTTCGCGGTCTGTGTTGGTTCGTCGTGCTGCCGCGGCTGCGGTGGCTGCCGGTGTGGTGGTGGGTGTGGCGGCGCTGCCGGCGTCGGCGGACCAGGGGCGGCTTCCGTTTCGTGCGCAGGTGCAGATCAGCCGGGTGCAGTACGACTCTCCGGGCTGGGACTCGGGGAGCAACGCGTCGCTGAACAAGGAGTGGGTGGAGGTGACGAACACGGGCCGTTACGGGGTCAACCTGAACGGCTGGACGCTGTCGGGCCGTGACGGCCGCGCGTACGTGTTCCACCTGCGCCTGGGAGGCCGGACGACGGTGCGGGTGCACACGGGGGTGGGGCGTGACGCGGGCCGGGACGTGTTCCAGGACCGCCGTGGCTACGCCTGGGACAACCGCGCGGACACCGCGACGCTGCGCAACGACCGCCATCGTGTGATCGACGTGGTGACGTGGGGCCGCGGCCACGGCGCCCCCGGCGGACACAACGGCCGCGGACACGGTCTCCCCGGTGGTCACGATGGTCGGGGTCACCAGGTTCCGGGTGGTCACGACGGTCGGGGTCACCAGGTTCCGGGTGGTCACGATGGTCGGGGTCACGAGGGTCCGGGTGGTCACGATGGTCGGGGTCACGAGGGTCCGGGTGGTCACGATGGTCGGGGTCACGAGGGTCCGGGTGGTCACGATGGTCGCGGTCACGAGGGTCCGGGCGGACACCCTCGTCGCTGA
- a CDS encoding S1 family peptidase, producing the protein MRRKTVLRAGLSAALLLSTVAAGLSTQASASDTPVGAPPSAPKAPASSALITAMQKDLGLSKDEATTRLKAEARARTVDRAAKRAAGDAYGGSWFEAKTGKLTVAVADSSRRKAVEATGAEVALVRHNERQLDATLKRVDSLKAPAGVGSWHVDTKSNSVVVGVVAAHKDDNDVRTFLDRARRSGPVTVEETRQAPRTFAAGTVGGDPYYTGNVRCSIGFSVYGGFVTAGHCAQPGAGVSGWDGSYIGNFQGSSFPDNDYAWVNVGSGWWTVPVVLGWGTVSDQLVRGSAEAPVGASICRSGSTSHWHCGTVLAKNETVNYSQGAVHQMTKTSVCAEPGDSGGSFISGDQAQGVTSGGWGNCSSGGETWYQPVNEILSRYGLTLHTT; encoded by the coding sequence TTGAGACGCAAAACAGTTCTGCGCGCCGGCCTGTCCGCGGCGCTGCTCCTGAGCACCGTGGCCGCCGGTCTCAGCACCCAGGCCTCGGCCTCCGACACCCCCGTGGGCGCGCCCCCCTCCGCGCCCAAAGCCCCGGCGTCGTCGGCTCTGATCACCGCCATGCAGAAGGACTTGGGCCTGTCCAAGGACGAAGCCACCACACGGCTCAAGGCCGAAGCGAGGGCCCGGACGGTGGACCGCGCGGCCAAGCGTGCCGCGGGCGACGCATACGGCGGATCGTGGTTCGAGGCGAAAACCGGGAAACTCACCGTCGCCGTCGCCGACAGTTCGCGACGGAAGGCCGTCGAGGCGACGGGGGCCGAGGTCGCACTCGTCCGGCACAACGAGCGGCAGCTCGACGCGACGCTGAAGCGGGTCGACTCCCTCAAGGCTCCGGCCGGTGTGGGCAGTTGGCACGTGGACACCAAGAGCAACTCGGTCGTCGTCGGCGTGGTCGCCGCGCACAAGGATGACAACGATGTCCGTACCTTCCTGGACCGAGCCCGGCGGAGCGGTCCGGTGACCGTCGAGGAGACGCGGCAGGCACCGCGCACCTTCGCCGCGGGGACGGTGGGCGGCGATCCGTACTACACAGGCAACGTCCGTTGTTCCATAGGCTTCTCGGTGTACGGCGGATTCGTCACCGCGGGCCACTGCGCGCAGCCGGGAGCCGGTGTCAGCGGCTGGGACGGCAGCTACATCGGCAACTTCCAGGGATCGTCCTTCCCCGACAACGACTACGCCTGGGTCAACGTAGGCAGCGGCTGGTGGACCGTGCCCGTCGTGCTGGGCTGGGGAACCGTCTCCGACCAGCTCGTCCGCGGTTCGGCGGAGGCCCCCGTGGGCGCCTCCATCTGCCGCTCGGGGTCCACGTCGCACTGGCACTGCGGGACCGTGCTGGCGAAGAACGAGACCGTCAACTACAGCCAGGGCGCCGTGCACCAGATGACGAAGACGAGCGTCTGTGCCGAACCGGGTGACTCCGGCGGCTCGTTCATCAGCGGCGACCAGGCCCAGGGCGTCACCTCCGGCGGCTGGGGCAACTGCAGCAGCGGCGGTGAGACCTGGTACCAGCCGGTCAACGAGATCCTCAGCCGGTACGGACTCACCCTCCACACCACCTGA
- a CDS encoding LuxR family transcriptional regulator — translation MSLEAAGVSVTEEFVYRHLVTTGRASAQDVAERTGLSRAEAEQALDALSAKGMASHTDVLPRHFQATPPDVALMPRLKRNADALDLARAEATSLLQAYRDTMRRQDASELIEVIIGAEALRQHLRHIQASVQDEMLWFCKAQYVAMPSGSNSSEFEALARGVRYRVLYEKAFFDDAGAVDNVVAGVRAGEVARAVPHLPLRLAVADRAIAVCPLVPGGPQGSPDEPTAALVRDSNLLAALIALFERYWEDAVPLDVDDSGTVAGTDGVGAGDLLSSTDRRLLSLLVAGVADKAIATQMGLSRRTVQRHIQHMMELAGAATRMQLAWQAARRGWL, via the coding sequence GTGTCGCTTGAAGCGGCAGGGGTGTCGGTGACCGAGGAGTTCGTCTACCGACACCTGGTGACGACGGGCCGGGCCTCGGCCCAGGACGTCGCCGAACGCACCGGACTGAGCCGTGCGGAGGCCGAGCAGGCGCTCGACGCGCTCTCGGCCAAAGGCATGGCCAGCCACACGGACGTGCTCCCCCGCCACTTCCAGGCCACTCCGCCCGACGTCGCGCTGATGCCGCGGCTGAAACGGAACGCCGACGCGTTGGACCTCGCCAGGGCGGAGGCCACCAGCCTGCTGCAGGCCTACCGCGACACGATGCGCCGGCAGGACGCCAGCGAGCTGATCGAGGTCATCATCGGGGCCGAGGCGCTGCGCCAGCATCTGCGCCACATCCAGGCGAGCGTGCAGGACGAGATGCTCTGGTTCTGCAAGGCCCAGTACGTGGCGATGCCCTCGGGCAGCAACAGCTCGGAGTTCGAGGCACTGGCGCGGGGTGTGCGCTACCGGGTCCTGTACGAGAAGGCCTTCTTCGACGACGCGGGCGCCGTGGACAACGTGGTGGCGGGCGTGCGGGCCGGGGAGGTCGCACGCGCGGTTCCCCATCTGCCGCTGCGCCTGGCGGTCGCGGACCGTGCCATCGCGGTCTGCCCGCTCGTGCCCGGCGGCCCGCAGGGCAGTCCCGACGAGCCCACCGCGGCGCTGGTACGGGACAGCAACCTGCTGGCCGCTCTCATCGCGCTGTTCGAACGTTACTGGGAGGACGCCGTTCCCCTGGACGTCGACGACTCGGGCACGGTCGCCGGTACCGACGGAGTCGGGGCGGGCGACCTGCTCTCGTCCACGGACCGGCGCCTGCTGTCCCTCCTCGTGGCCGGTGTCGCCGACAAGGCGATCGCCACGCAGATGGGCCTGAGCCGCCGCACCGTGCAGCGTCACATCCAGCACATGATGGAACTCGCCGGCGCGGCCACCCGGATGCAGCTCGCCTGGCAGGCCGCACGCCGGGGATGGCTCTGA
- a CDS encoding AMP-binding protein, whose translation MIVPFGARDFLDRATTVYADRIGIVDEPDQPAEPWDGLTYRRIGELARAQAAGLDALGVPHGARVAVVSPNSARLLTAFFGVSGFGRVLVPVNFRLTADEVNYIVDHSGANVVLVDPELTDRLAGITCKHRFTIGAAADAELYRFGAEPAPWQPDENATATINYTSGTTARPKGVQITHRNIWVNAVTFALHAGVTDRDVYLHSLPMFHANGWGMPFAMSALGVRQIVLRKVDGAEILRRVAEHGVTVMCAAPAVVNAVLTAARSWEGEIPGRDRVRIIVAGAPPPTRTVARVESELGWEFIQIYGLTETSPLLTINRTRAEWDGLDTQARAEHLVRAGAPALGVTLRTDDEGEILARSNVVLEGYWDQPEETTRALSDGWFHTGDGGSVGEYGHLTISDRKKDVIITGGENVSSIEVEDVLFSHPAVAEVAVIGVPHETWGETVKALVVLAPGTEVTEDELVQYCKARLAGFKAPTSVEFRDQLARTATGKLQKYKLRERYWEGHGRGVN comes from the coding sequence ATGATCGTCCCGTTCGGGGCCCGTGATTTTCTGGACCGCGCCACGACCGTGTACGCCGACCGGATCGGCATCGTCGACGAGCCTGATCAGCCGGCGGAGCCCTGGGACGGCCTTACGTACCGGCGGATCGGCGAGCTGGCGCGCGCCCAGGCCGCCGGACTCGACGCGCTCGGCGTGCCCCACGGCGCGCGGGTTGCGGTGGTCTCACCCAACAGCGCACGGCTGCTCACCGCGTTCTTCGGCGTCAGCGGGTTCGGCCGGGTCCTGGTGCCGGTCAACTTCCGGCTGACGGCGGACGAGGTGAACTACATCGTCGACCACTCGGGGGCGAACGTCGTCCTCGTCGACCCGGAACTGACGGACCGGCTGGCCGGAATCACCTGCAAGCACCGGTTCACCATCGGGGCCGCCGCGGACGCGGAGCTGTACCGGTTCGGCGCCGAACCGGCGCCCTGGCAGCCGGACGAGAACGCCACCGCGACCATCAACTACACCAGCGGCACGACGGCCCGCCCCAAAGGCGTACAGATCACCCACCGCAACATCTGGGTGAACGCGGTGACCTTCGCCCTGCACGCGGGGGTCACGGACCGGGACGTGTACCTGCACTCGCTGCCCATGTTCCATGCCAACGGCTGGGGCATGCCGTTCGCGATGTCGGCCCTGGGCGTACGGCAGATCGTCCTGCGCAAGGTCGACGGCGCCGAGATCCTGCGCCGGGTGGCCGAGCACGGCGTGACGGTCATGTGCGCGGCTCCCGCGGTCGTCAACGCGGTGCTCACCGCGGCCCGTTCCTGGGAGGGCGAGATCCCCGGCCGCGACCGGGTACGGATCATCGTCGCCGGCGCCCCGCCGCCCACCCGGACCGTCGCCCGCGTCGAATCCGAACTGGGCTGGGAGTTCATCCAGATCTACGGCCTCACCGAGACCTCGCCCCTCCTCACGATCAACCGCACCCGCGCCGAGTGGGACGGCCTCGACACCCAGGCGCGGGCGGAGCACCTGGTCCGGGCCGGTGCTCCCGCGCTCGGCGTGACCCTGCGCACGGACGACGAGGGCGAGATCCTCGCCCGCTCGAACGTGGTCCTGGAGGGTTACTGGGACCAGCCCGAGGAGACCACCCGGGCGTTGTCCGACGGCTGGTTCCACACCGGCGACGGCGGATCGGTCGGCGAGTACGGCCACCTGACCATCAGCGACCGCAAGAAGGACGTGATCATCACCGGCGGCGAGAACGTGTCCTCGATCGAGGTGGAGGATGTGCTCTTCAGCCATCCCGCGGTCGCCGAGGTCGCGGTGATCGGCGTCCCGCACGAGACGTGGGGCGAGACGGTCAAGGCGCTGGTCGTCCTCGCGCCCGGCACCGAGGTGACGGAGGACGAACTGGTCCAGTACTGCAAGGCACGCCTCGCCGGATTCAAGGCGCCGACCTCCGTCGAGTTCCGGGACCAGCTGGCCCGGACGGCGACCGGCAAACTCCAGAAGTACAAACTGCGCGAGAGGTACTGGGAAGGACACGGCCGAGGCGTCAACTGA